In Sylvia atricapilla isolate bSylAtr1 chromosome 27, bSylAtr1.pri, whole genome shotgun sequence, one genomic interval encodes:
- the CASC3 gene encoding protein CASC3 isoform X4: MADRRRQRASQDSEDSEGSAASDSAGSAPGSPRSARSRSASGSRSRSRSGSPRLPHRPPRGAAGALGAGPRGRGTESAGGAGGKSAAESECESEDGIEGDAVLSDYESAEDSEAEEEDYSEEESSKVELKQDSNDSCESVARGEKGSEKADPKGAVTGERQSGDGQESTEPVEKKVGKKVPKHLDDDEDRKNPAYIPRKGLFFEHDLRGQTQEEEVRPKGRQRKLWKDEGRWEHDKFREDEQAPKTRQELIALYGYDIRSAHNPDDIKPRRMRKPRFGSPPQRDPNWSNERPPKPPRHQGAKSPSAPPRSFNSRSSASAGRMPPARNYPRMGGYKEARPGYRASEATVPHRNGEQAKQESSYRGKRAEQSPSRDTSPELEVAHVHGSPGKEEGALENQATAADAAQPPPDRPVEKKSYSRARRTRVKAGEAGKLAEEVPASEGLAPMIPKPTAAETSPPPAKSNWESPVESNVDGLEQEMTQMNLTEQNWSPGQSQFIPPRELRGIPNHMHVGTGPPPQFNRMEEMAVPGGRVKRYSSQRQRPPVPEPAPPMHISIMEGHYYDPLQFQGPIYTHGENPAPLPPQGMIVQPEMHLPHPGLHPHQTPPAMANPGLYPPPVSMPPGQPPPQQLLTPTYFSAPGVMNFGNPGYPYPPGALPPPPPPHLYSNTQAQSQVYGGVTYYNTVQQQVQPKPSPPRRTSQPVTIKPPPPEVVSRAPVNLSYLNL; encoded by the exons ATGGCGGaccggcggcggcagcgcgcCTCGCAGGACAGCGAGGACAGCGAGGGCTCGGCGGCCTCCGACAGCGCTGGCTCCGCGCCCGGCTCCCCCCGCTCCGCTCGCTCCCGCTCGGCCTCCGGatcccgctcccgctcccggtCCGGTTCGCCCCGGCTGCCGCACCGCCCGCCGCGCGGCGCCGCCGGGGCCCTCGGCGCtgggccgcggggccgcgggaCCGAGAGCGCCGGTGGGGCCGGGGGGAAGAGCGCGGCCGAATCGGAGTGT gaaAGTGAGGATGGCATTGAAGGAGATG ctgtgCTCTCTGACTATGAAAGCGCCGAGGACTCAGAG gcagaggaagaggattACAGCGAGGAAGAAAGCTCCAAGGTGGAGCTGAAGCAGGACAGCAACGATTCCTGCGAGTCGGTGGCcagaggggagaaggggagCGAGAAGGCGGATCCCAAGGGAGCGGTGACGGGCGAGCGGCAGAGCGGGGACGGGCAG GAGAGCACGGAGCCTGTGGAGAAGAAAGTTGGGAAGAAGGTTCCCAAACACCTGGACGATGATGAGGATCGGAAGAACCCGGCGTACATCCCACGCAAGGGGCTCTTCTTTGAGCACGACCTCCGAGGGCAGACGCAGGAGGAGGAGGTCAG GCCAAAGGGTCGTCAGCGGAAGCTGTGGAAGGACGAGGGGCGCTGGGAGCACGACAAGTTCCGTGAGGATGAGCAGGCGCCCAAGACCAGGCAGGAGCTGATTGCACTGTACGGATACGACATCCGGTCAGCCCACAACCCCGACGACATCAAACCCCGGAGGATGCGCAAACCACG gTTTGGCAGTCCCCCTCAGCGAGACCCCAACTGGTCCAACGAGAGGCCCCCCAAGCCCCCAAGGCACCAGGGTGCCaagagcccctctgctcccccacGATCCTTCAACAGCCGCAGCTCTGCCAGCGCTGGCAGGATGCCCCCTGCCAGAAACTACCCCAGGATGGGGGGCTACAAGGAGGCACGTCCGGGCTACCGGGCCTCAGAGGCGACTGTCCCACACAGGAACGGGGAACAAGCCAAGCAGGAGAGCAGCTACCGGGGAAAGcgtgcagagcagagcccgtCAAGGGACACGTCCCCTGAGTTGGAGGTGGCACATGTCCACggcagccctgggaaggaggaaggggctCTGGAAAACCAAGCCACAGCCGCTGACGCTGCACAGCCACCGCCAGACAGACCGGTTGAGAAAAAATCCTATTCCCGAGCAAGAAGGACCAGAGTCAAGGCTGGGGAGGCAGGGAAGCTGGCAGAGGAAGTGCCTGCTTCTGAGGGGTTGGCTCCCATGATTCCAAAACCCACGGCAGCCGAGACCTCCCCGCCGCCAGCCAAGAGCAACTGGGAGTCACCAGTGGAATCCAACGTGGATGGACTTGAGCAGGAGATGACCCAGATGAACCTGACAGAGCAGAACTGGAGCCCGGGGCAGTCACAGTTCATCCCACCCCGGGAGCTGAGGG GTATTCCCAACCATATGCACGTGGGAACTGGGCCACCGCCGCAGTTTAACCGGATGGAGGAGATG GCAGTGCCGGGGGGCCGAGTGAAGCGCTACTCATCGCAGCGGCAGAGAccccctgtgccagagcctgcaCCCCCTATGCACATCAGCATCATGGAAGGGCACTACTACGACCCAC TACAATTCCAGGGACCAATCTACACCCACGGTGAGAACCCAGCCCCGCTGCCGCCCCAAGGGATGATTGTGCAGCCGGAGATGCACCTCCCTCATCCAG GTTTACACCCCCACCAGAcgccccctgccatggcaaaCCCCGGCCTCTACCCCCCACCAGTGTCCATGCCCCCGGGCCAGCCCCCGCCgcagcagctgctcactccGACTTACTTCTCCGCCCCTGGAGTGATGAATTTCGGGAATCCTGGCTACCCCTACCCCCCTGGAGCTCTGCCTCCTCCGCCCCCTCCTCATCTCTATTCCAACACGCAG